TAACACCAACTTAATTCTTAGCTTTACATCAAAACATCCTTGATCACTGATCACTTGATTTATATTTTTTTTTGTACTAATATACCTAGGATAAATAAGCGAAAATGAATATTTTTAAAAAAATATGTAGCAAAGAGCAAATCTATGTTTGAAAAAGATAAAAAATATAAGTTATATAATAACGTAGTACCTAAAAACGAATTATTCAGCTCAATATCTCACCTGATTGGTATTATTTTATCGATAATAGGAACAACAATTCTCATTACTTTATCAACTACAACAAAAAAGTATCTCCATGCAGCATTATTTTTTATCTATGGCTCATCAATGACATTACTATATACAATGAGTACTCTTTATCATATCTTTGCGAAGGGAAGCAAAATAAAAGAACTCTTTAGAAAACTTGATCATATCTCAATATTTATACTGATAGCAGGAACATACACTCCACCATGTCTAATTCTCATACCAAACGTTTATGGAAAAATAATCCTTACAACAGTTTGGGGATTTGCTATTTTAGGAATCATTTTTAAGTCAATATACATAAATAGTCCCGGATGGATTAACGGATGCATGTTCATACTTATGGGATGGAGTGCCATATTTGGAGTTAAACTAATTTATAATAGTATTCCTATCCAAGGATTTATATGGCTAACTCTTGGAGGCATTTTTTACACACTAGGAGGAATAGTATATTCAGCAAGCAAAAAACTTAACCCAATAGCAAACATGAGAATGCACGATTTTTTTCACATTCTAATATTGCTTGCATCTTTTGCTCACTTTTGGTTCATGCTAAAATATGTACTCCCTATAGGTTAATATTAGATGACCCATGCTCAAACAAGAAGTAAATAATTACCCTAAATTGTGAAAATCATTTAAAAACCCTAATATAAAAAGAATTAACATCAATAAAATACCAACAATATAGAAATAATAAACAAATTTTGCTCTAAATCGCTTTCCACGCAAGATTTCAATTAAAGTAATAAGAATTTGACCTCCATCAAGCATTGGAATTACAACAAAAAATAAATTCATACCAGCAATAAGTAAATTAAAAATAGCAATAGTATCAAGCCAATATAAAATACCAAAAGAAAAAGATCCAACAAGGATATTAACCACACCAATAGGTCCTGTAAAATTCTTAGCACCACTACTAAAATCAATGAATAACGCAACAATGGAATAGAGAATATTCCCCAAAATACCCAAAACTCTATTAAAAGAATTTCTAATAGCAATTCCCAAATTATCGGCTTTAACCACCCGATTTAAACCAGGCAATAAATAAACTCCTAAACTCTTATTAATATCTTGAAACACTAACTTCGAAGTTAAAATCTCCCCATCTCTTTCATACTTAATATTTACTAAATTAACATTAAGCCGAGCAATCAAATTTCCTAATTCCTCATTATTATTTACAACTATATCATTAATGCTTATTATCCTATCATTCGGCTTAAGACCAGCAACTTCGGCTGAAGAATTCGTCTGAACTTTGGCAATAACAAGATCTACCCAAGGACTAATTTCTTTTAAAAGCTTATCTAAATTTGTATGTTCCTTAAAACTAATACTCTTACCGTCTCTTAAAACTGTAAAAGTTATTCTGGAATCTTCTAATGGGACAACTCTCTTTAAATCAGAAAAATATCTTATATCACTATCATTAATATTTAAAATAACATCCCCATTTCTAAATTTACTCAAAGCACTATTACTAATAACGACTATCTTACTAGAATAATCAGGATAAACAATACCTAGCATTTCTATTACAATAAAAATGACTAATGCAAAAATTAAATTAAAAAGAGGTCCTGCAAAATATATTAATATTTTTTTAAAATTAGAAATACCAAAAATAGAATCCTTATCTGCTTCAAGCTGTCTATTTAATCTAAGCTCATTTTCTAAGTGTTCAGCCCCTTTAAGCTTACAATATCCCCCCAAAAAAATAGGAGAAAATCTATATTCTGTGTCTTTTATTTTAATTTTAAAAAGACTAGGTCCTATCCCTACAGAAAAAACTTCAACCTTAACTTTAAAAAGCTTGGCAAATAAAAAATGCCCCAACTCATGGATGAATATTATAAAAGAAAAAGATAAAACACTAAGAAAAATAGACATTTAAATACCCCTAGAAACTACGATAAATATAAATAAAATATAGGTCCTGTTAAAAGGTATGAATCAATAGAATCAAGAGCACCGCCTCTACCAGGGATAATGTTACCAGAATCTTTAACTCCTGCACTACGCTTAAGCCCAGATTCAAACAAATCACCAATGATAGTAAAAAATCCTATTAAAACACCAAAAATAATAGCTTCTCCATAAGTTAAATTTATAAACCCTAGACATACCACAACCATTGAAAAAATCACAGAAAATAATATACCACCTAAAAATCCCATTATCGTCTTATTAGGACTAACAATTGTAGGTCTATAACTATTTTTGCCAAAGAAATACCCAACAAGATAAGCAAAAGTATCATTACCACTAACCATAGAAAAAAGGACTAACAAAAGAATAGGTGCTCTTGGTAAAGTAGTAATAGCAACAACAAATGACATCAAAACACCCGGATATATAAGTATAAAAATTATTGAGGATGCCTGTGACAAAAAATTAACAATTTCATTCTCCTTAACGAAAACCAAATTAACAATCCAGTTACTAAAAACTAAAGTTATAACTAAGTAAAATACTATGTTTATACCCAAGTCAAAAATATTGCAATGTATATATGTCAAGACCGGAGGAAACATCCCTAAAAAGAAGGATAAAGTATTAGAAAGATAAGAAGACTTAATCTTAAGCAAATCATTAACTTCCTTTGCAGCAACTCCACTAAATATAAAAATTAAAATATTAATTAATAAATAATTCTTAAATTCTAAAAATATTAAAAACAAAATTAAAGGAACAAAAAATAAAAATGTCCCAAGCCGAGCAATAAATGTTAATTTATTAGACCCAAGATTAAATAAATTTTTATCTCCCAAAATTTCTCTTCCTATTCTTAAAACATCCTAAGTCACTCTCATAATGAGAAATAGAATATTCTGGCCATAAAGTACTTGAAAAAACAAGTTCACAATAAGCAATTCTCCACAAAAGAAAATTACTCACTCTCATATCCCCACCAGTACGGATTAAAAGATCAAGATCACAAAGTTCTGGATTATCCAAAAATTTGGAAAATGTAATCTCATTTAAAGCATCAAAAGACAAACCACTTTCCAGAATCTTCTTAGAAGCTCTAACTATCTCATTTCGACCGCCATAATTAATGGCTAAATTCAATACAAGACCATCAAAATTTCTCGTAAAACTGATAGCACCAATAACTGAATCTCTTACTTCCTTACTTAAATCCTCAATATCTCCTGATACTAGCAATTTTATATTGTTTACACTATAAAACTCAAATTCAGCA
The DNA window shown above is from Borrelia anserina Es and carries:
- the rseP gene encoding RIP metalloprotease RseP — its product is MSIFLSVLSFSFIIFIHELGHFLFAKLFKVKVEVFSVGIGPSLFKIKIKDTEYRFSPIFLGGYCKLKGAEHLENELRLNRQLEADKDSIFGISNFKKILIYFAGPLFNLIFALVIFIVIEMLGIVYPDYSSKIVVISNSALSKFRNGDVILNINDSDIRYFSDLKRVVPLEDSRITFTVLRDGKSISFKEHTNLDKLLKEISPWVDLVIAKVQTNSSAEVAGLKPNDRIISINDIVVNNNEELGNLIARLNVNLVNIKYERDGEILTSKLVFQDINKSLGVYLLPGLNRVVKADNLGIAIRNSFNRVLGILGNILYSIVALFIDFSSGAKNFTGPIGVVNILVGSFSFGILYWLDTIAIFNLLIAGMNLFFVVIPMLDGGQILITLIEILRGKRFRAKFVYYFYIVGILLMLILFILGFLNDFHNLG
- the trhA gene encoding PAQR family membrane homeostasis protein TrhA codes for the protein MFEKDKKYKLYNNVVPKNELFSSISHLIGIILSIIGTTILITLSTTTKKYLHAALFFIYGSSMTLLYTMSTLYHIFAKGSKIKELFRKLDHISIFILIAGTYTPPCLILIPNVYGKIILTTVWGFAILGIIFKSIYINSPGWINGCMFILMGWSAIFGVKLIYNSIPIQGFIWLTLGGIFYTLGGIVYSASKKLNPIANMRMHDFFHILILLASFAHFWFMLKYVLPIG
- the uppS gene encoding polyprenyl diphosphate synthase, with the protein product MNSDSLPMHVGIIMDGNRRWALKKGLSFCEGHKEGLRRAKEIIEHSVKLGIKYLSLYVFSTENWNRTKSEVEYLMFLIADYLSAEFEFYSVNNIKLLVSGDIEDLSKEVRDSVIGAISFTRNFDGLVLNLAINYGGRNEIVRASKKILESGLSFDALNEITFSKFLDNPELCDLDLLIRTGGDMRVSNFLLWRIAYCELVFSSTLWPEYSISHYESDLGCFKNRKRNFGR
- a CDS encoding phosphatidate cytidylyltransferase, with the protein product MGDKNLFNLGSNKLTFIARLGTFLFFVPLILFLIFLEFKNYLLINILIFIFSGVAAKEVNDLLKIKSSYLSNTLSFFLGMFPPVLTYIHCNIFDLGINIVFYLVITLVFSNWIVNLVFVKENEIVNFLSQASSIIFILIYPGVLMSFVVAITTLPRAPILLLVLFSMVSGNDTFAYLVGYFFGKNSYRPTIVSPNKTIMGFLGGILFSVIFSMVVVCLGFINLTYGEAIIFGVLIGFFTIIGDLFESGLKRSAGVKDSGNIIPGRGGALDSIDSYLLTGPIFYLYLS